GGCGCTCAGTCGAGGCGGCGGGCGACGTCAACACGCTGCTGCTCGACAAGACGGGCACGATCACCCTCGGCAACCGGCAGGCGGTGGAGTTCATTCCCGTGCCCGGCGTGAGCGTGGAGCGGCTGGCCGACCGGGCGCAGCTCGCTTCCCTGCCCGACGAGACCCCCGAAGGCCGCAGCATCGTCGTGCTGGCCAAGGAGAAGTTCGGCATCCGCGGCCGCACGCTGGCCGAGGGACGCCGGGTGGTCGTGGCGCCCGCCGACGCCTCGGGCGCCGCGCAGGAGGCCGAGTTCGTCCCCTTCTCGGCCACCACGCGGATGAGCGGCGTGAACATGGGGGCGCTGCACCTGCGCAAGGGCGCGGGCGACGCCGTGGCCAAGTGGGTGCAGGAGAACCGGGGCACGGTGCCCCCCGATCTCCAGCCGATGGTCGAGCGCATCGCGCGCGAGGGCGGCACGCCGCTCGTCGTCGCCGAGCGGGAGAACGGCAGCGCGCACGTGCTCGGCGTGATCTATCTCAAGGACGTCGTGAAGGGCGGCATTCGCGAGCGGTTCGCCCGCCTCCGGGCGATGGGCATCCGCACCGTGATGATCACGGGCGACAATCCGCTCACCGCGGCCGCCATCGCGCAGGAAGCGGGCGTGGACGACTTCCTCGCCCAGGCCACCCCCGAAGACAAGATGGCGCTGATCAAGCGCGAGCAGTCGGGCGGGCGGCTCGTCGCCATGACGGGCGACGGCACGAACGACGCGCCCGCGCTGGCCCAGGCCGACGTCGGCGTCGCCATGAACTCGGGCACGCAGGCCGCGAAGGAAGCCGGCAACATGATCGATCTCGACTCCAATCCGACCAAGCTCATCGAGGTCGTGGAGATCGGGAAGCAACTCCTCATGACGCGAGGCTCCCTCACCACCTTCTCCATCGCCAACGACGTGGCCAAGTACTTCGCCATCATCCCGGCGATGTTCGTGGCCACGTACCCGCAGCTCCAGGCGCTCAACGTCATGCGCCTGCATTCGCCCGCGTCGGCGATCCTGGCCAGCGTGATCTTCAACGCGTTGATCATCATCGCGCTGATTCCGCTGGCCCTGCGCGGCGTGCGCTACCGCCCCGCGCCGGCGTCGGCGATCCTGCGCCGGAACCTGTGGATCTACGGCGTGGGCGGCCTCATCGTGCCGTTCATCGGCATCAAGGCCATCGATATGCTCCTCGTCCTCTTCCGGCTGGTGTAACGTGCTCCGTAACCAACTCCGCCCCGCGATCGTGATCACGCTCGCGCTCTGTGTGATCACCGGCATCATCTACCCGGGCGCCGTCACCGCCGTGGCCCAGTTGTTGTTCCCGCGACAGGCCAACGGCTCGCTGATCCGCGGCGCCGACGGCGCCCCGATCGGGAGCGCGCTCATCGGCCAGCAGTTCGCGCGCCCCGAGTACTTCCATCCGCGCCCGTCGGCCGCCGGCGCGGGCTACGACGACACGCTGTCGGCCGGGAGCAACCTCGGCCCCACGAGCGCAAAGCTGGATTCGCTCGTCGCGGCGCGCGTGGACACCGTCGTCGCGCAGGACGGCGGCGTGAAGGGAAAGATCCCGTCCGACATGGTCACGGCGTCGGGCTCGGGCCTGGACCCAGACATCTCGCCCGCCGACGCGTTCCTGCAGGTGGAGCGCGTGGCGCGGGCCCGGCACGCCGACAGCGCCGCGGTACGGGCGCTCGTCGACCGCCACGTGCAGGGCCGCCAGTTCGGCCTGTTCGGCGAGCCGCGCGTCCACGTGCTGGAACTCAACCTCGACCTGGATCGATCGTTCCCGCTGCATGCCGCGGCGTCGCACGATCGATGAATCACTATGAAACGACTGCTGACCATCGTCTTCCTGGCCCTCGCCGTACGCGCGCAGGGCCAGACCGCCACTGACACGACCCACGCGGGACCTGCCGCGGCCGCGACGCGGCCCGCTCTCTTTGGCGGATTCACGTTCAGCGGATACGCCGAGGCATCCTATCAGTATTCCACGCACCCCGCGGGCACGACGATCGCGGGCCACCTCTACGACCGGTTCCAGAACCAGTTCTCGCTCGACGCACTCGATCTCGTGGCCGATCGCCCGTACGACGCTCGCACGTGGAGCGCCGGCGTACACGCCGAGGTCCTGCTCGGGCAGAATGCCGCGGTCGTGCAGTCCCGCGGACTGGCGCTCGGGCCGCAGGGTGACCTCACCCAGCTCTACGTTTCCCTCAACGTGCCGACGCCGAATGGGAACGGGCTCCAGTTCCAGTTCGGCAAGTTCGCCACGTTGCTGGGACTCGAGGTGATCGAGGACGTGGCGAATCCCGCCTGGTCCGGCGGCAACCAGTTCATCTTCCTCGAGGACTTCACGTCCACTGGGGCGCAGATTTCCTACCGGTTCGGGCCGCACGCCGACGCGCAGCTCCGCGTCACCAACGGCTGGGACGCCGTCGAGGCGCGGAACTCGGGTAAGACCGTGCTCGGCCGTCTTGGCCTCTATCCCGATTCGACTTCTTCCGTATCGGTGTTCGGCTACTCGGGCGCCGAGGAGTTGGACAATGCGTCGGCGCTCCGATCGGGCTCCGAGATCCTGCTCTGGAAGAAGTTCGCACCGAGCTGGAACGCATGGCTGCAGGCCGACTATGGCCGCGAAATGGCCAACGCGGCCCTGGCCGACTCGACCCGTGACGCGCAGTGGTGGGCATTCGGCGCATGGCTCGCCCACGACTTCTCGTCCACCGTCGGGCTGGCCGCGCGCGGCGATTACACGGCCGACGCCAACGGCGCCCGCACCAGCGGGTCGCTGGGCTTCCCGGCCAACACCGGCCAACGCCTGTATTCGGCGACGCTCACCCTCAACCTGCGTGCCTGGCCCGGAACGCTGGTGCGCCCCGAGGTCCGATGGGATGGATCCACGATCGCCGCGTTCGGCGGCCATCGATCCCAACTCACGGCCGGGCTCGGCGTGGCGTACCTTTTCTGAATGGGCGCATCCTTGCCGGGTGACGATCCGAAGCTGACGCCGTCGTCCGATTTCCTCACCCTCGTTCGCCAGCGCGAACGCGGCAAGCTCAAGCTGTATATCGGGTCGGCCGCCGGCGTGGGCAAGACGTACCGGATGCTCGCCGAGGCCCACCAGCTACGGGCACGCGATGTGGACGTGGTGATCGGATTCATAGAGACGCACGGCCGCGAGGAGACGGCGGCGCAGGTCGGCGATCTCGAGGTGATCCCGCGGCGCCGCATCGAATACCGCCACGTCTGGCTCGAAGAGATGGACGGCGACGCCATCGTCACGCGCAATCCGGAAGTGGCGATCGTCGACGAGCTGGCGCACACCAACGTGCCAGGGTCGCCGCGAGCCAAGCGCTGGGAAGACGTCATCTGGCTGCTCGACAACGGCATCAGCGTCATCTCGGCCGTGAATGTGCAGCACCTCGAATCGCTCAACGACATCGTCGCCGAGACGCTGGGCGTGATCGTGCGCGAGACGCTCCCCGACTGGGTGCTCGGGCTGGCTGATCAGGTGGTGAATCTCGACATCTCGGCGGAGGATCTTCGCCAGCGGCTCATCGAGGGAAAGATCTACGCCCGCGAGAAGGTCCCGGCCGCGCTCGCCAATTTCTTCACGCCGGAGAACCTGAGCACGCTCCGCGAACTGGCGCTGCGCGAAGTCGCCAGTTCCGTGGACCGGTCCCGCGAGGAGACCGCACGACGCGAGCGGGGTGCGGCCGGCGCCAAGCGCACCGTGGACCGCCTGCTCGTCGCGATGTCCAGCAACCCGCCCTACACCGCCGCTCTCCTCCGCCGCGCCAGCCGCATCGCCGGTCGCCTCAACACGGATTGGTATTGCGTATACGTCCAGACACCTGAGGAGAGCGCCGATCGCATCGATGCCACCATCCAGCGCAAACTGGTGGAGAACATCCAACTCGCGCAAACCATGGGTGCCGAGATCGTGCAACTGCGCGGGGCCGACGTCGCCGCCACCCTCCTGGAGTTTGCCCGCGCCCGCGGCGTCACGCTCATTCTCACCGGCCAGAGCCGCCGATCTCGCTGGCAGCACTTCGTGCGGAAATCGGTGGTCGACCGGCTGATCTCGAACGCCCTTGGCATCGATGTCCTGGTCGTCTCGTTCACCGGCCCGGAGTCGGGATCGTGACCACGCTCCCCTACCTCGTCGTCGTCGTGGCTGCCGGGATGGGCACACTCGCGTGGCTGTTCGCCTGGCGAGCCCAAGGGCGCGCCGAGGCCCGGGTGGATGAGTTGCGCAACGCAATGTCGGCCAGCGAGGCCCGCGGCGCCGAACGCGAACGGAAGGTCGCAGACGAGACCCGCGAGACCGAAGCCGCCATCACGGTGGCCGTGGAGCGCGGGATCCACGACCTCGACGAGGTGCGCCTACCCCTCCACATTCTGCTCGAGAATCCGTTCGGCGAACTCAACGACAATCAGATCGAACTCATCGGGGCGGCCCGTGATGCTGCCGAGGCCGCCGCGGCTCGGCTCCGCCGGGCCCGCGACCTCATCACCCTCCGCCCCGAGCAGTTGCGCCGTGAACCCGTACGCCCCGGTGATATCGTGGCGTCGCTCGTTGCCTCGCTGCAATCCCGCGGCGCCGCCCGCGGCGTACGGGTCACGGCGGACCTTGCGGCCCCGCTGCCCGCCCTCCGTGGCGACCGTATCCGCCTGCAGGAAGCCCTCTCCGTTCTCGGCGCCGCCTGTCTCGCCGCGACGCCCGATCAGAAATCGCTGACCATCACCGCCGGCACCGACGATGTCGACCTCGTCGTCGCGTTCGACGGAGGCCCGATCGACCTCGGCGAGATCGACACCACGTGGGCGGCGCGCGTCGTGTCCGCGCACGGCGGCTCGCTGCGCGCGGCCGCCTCCCACGTCGAGATCCGCCTGCCGCGCTGAGCGCGCCGCGCCGTCACCGCAGCACGAGCGAGTCGACCTGGGCATAGGTGATCACCTGCGCCCACCCCTGCACTTCGCCCGCTTTCCGGAAGGTCACGGTCACCGCCGTCGAATCGCCCGGCGCGACCTTGGAGCCGAGGCCAAACACCATGATGTGCAACCCGCCGGGGACGAACTTCACCGTGTCGTGCGCCGGCACGGCCAGCGTCGGTTCCGGTGCCATGTGCTCCATGCCGTCGCCCATCGCCATCGTCCGGTGCATCTGCGCGCTGTCGGCGTCGATCACCCGCACGGCGGTCGCCGTGTCGGCGTG
The sequence above is drawn from the Gemmatimonadaceae bacterium genome and encodes:
- a CDS encoding copper chaperone PCu(A)C yields the protein MYTNKLIIGWIAAAGMLTAAAGCRVVSVDETGPVAWTRAYLVSPAPGSPAVLYLWITNPTSHADTATAVRVIDADSAQMHRTMAMGDGMEHMAPEPTLAVPAHDTVKFVPGGLHIMVFGLGSKVAPGDSTAVTVTFRKAGEVQGWAQVITYAQVDSLVLR
- the kdpC gene encoding potassium-transporting ATPase subunit KdpC, with translation MLRNQLRPAIVITLALCVITGIIYPGAVTAVAQLLFPRQANGSLIRGADGAPIGSALIGQQFARPEYFHPRPSAAGAGYDDTLSAGSNLGPTSAKLDSLVAARVDTVVAQDGGVKGKIPSDMVTASGSGLDPDISPADAFLQVERVARARHADSAAVRALVDRHVQGRQFGLFGEPRVHVLELNLDLDRSFPLHAAASHDR
- a CDS encoding universal stress protein produces the protein MGASLPGDDPKLTPSSDFLTLVRQRERGKLKLYIGSAAGVGKTYRMLAEAHQLRARDVDVVIGFIETHGREETAAQVGDLEVIPRRRIEYRHVWLEEMDGDAIVTRNPEVAIVDELAHTNVPGSPRAKRWEDVIWLLDNGISVISAVNVQHLESLNDIVAETLGVIVRETLPDWVLGLADQVVNLDISAEDLRQRLIEGKIYAREKVPAALANFFTPENLSTLRELALREVASSVDRSREETARRERGAAGAKRTVDRLLVAMSSNPPYTAALLRRASRIAGRLNTDWYCVYVQTPEESADRIDATIQRKLVENIQLAQTMGAEIVQLRGADVAATLLEFARARGVTLILTGQSRRSRWQHFVRKSVVDRLISNALGIDVLVVSFTGPESGS
- a CDS encoding outer membrane beta-barrel protein produces the protein MKRLLTIVFLALAVRAQGQTATDTTHAGPAAAATRPALFGGFTFSGYAEASYQYSTHPAGTTIAGHLYDRFQNQFSLDALDLVADRPYDARTWSAGVHAEVLLGQNAAVVQSRGLALGPQGDLTQLYVSLNVPTPNGNGLQFQFGKFATLLGLEVIEDVANPAWSGGNQFIFLEDFTSTGAQISYRFGPHADAQLRVTNGWDAVEARNSGKTVLGRLGLYPDSTSSVSVFGYSGAEELDNASALRSGSEILLWKKFAPSWNAWLQADYGREMANAALADSTRDAQWWAFGAWLAHDFSSTVGLAARGDYTADANGARTSGSLGFPANTGQRLYSATLTLNLRAWPGTLVRPEVRWDGSTIAAFGGHRSQLTAGLGVAYLF
- the kdpB gene encoding potassium-transporting ATPase subunit KdpB, which produces MAVAARPLFDPAIVRRAIRDAFAKLAPRDIVRNPVMFVVFVGSILTTLVLARDIVQGLPGVGFTLQIAVWLWFTVLFANFAEAMAQGRGKAQADSLRSARTQTIAKKLDDPTNKIAVLATPASQLRVGDFVICTPGDVIPGDGEVVEGVASVDESAITGESAPVIRESGGDRSAVTGGTRVLSDYLIIRITAGQGETFLDRMIALVEGAMRQKTPNEIALTILLSGLTIVFLLAVATLAPFAAYNGTMVSMPVLISLLVCLIPTTIGGLLSATGIAGMDRLIQQNVIAMSGRSVEAAGDVNTLLLDKTGTITLGNRQAVEFIPVPGVSVERLADRAQLASLPDETPEGRSIVVLAKEKFGIRGRTLAEGRRVVVAPADASGAAQEAEFVPFSATTRMSGVNMGALHLRKGAGDAVAKWVQENRGTVPPDLQPMVERIAREGGTPLVVAERENGSAHVLGVIYLKDVVKGGIRERFARLRAMGIRTVMITGDNPLTAAAIAQEAGVDDFLAQATPEDKMALIKREQSGGRLVAMTGDGTNDAPALAQADVGVAMNSGTQAAKEAGNMIDLDSNPTKLIEVVEIGKQLLMTRGSLTTFSIANDVAKYFAIIPAMFVATYPQLQALNVMRLHSPASAILASVIFNALIIIALIPLALRGVRYRPAPASAILRRNLWIYGVGGLIVPFIGIKAIDMLLVLFRLV